A single Ignavibacteriales bacterium DNA region contains:
- a CDS encoding T9SS type A sorting domain-containing protein produces the protein MFFPPRRILLFSLSIVILLASGVKPQSWSWKNPPAGSGFIYDVEYLGGSRWIKGGEAGAIFLSTDDGTSWSQVFNPMGNRAIKDIFQLSSSVLYAAGYGTPEAEPFRIIKSTDSGSSWNAVFTGSHAGEKIWVFSEDVFLVLLSGGGLIRTTDGGVTFSDNIYMGASDNFNELFFINNQTGFASGASGYLAKTTDGGLTWTAVFADLNAGFNCIWFTDAQTGYFGSSFGRIIKTTNGGQTFSLYETGTFDSFSDIVFSGSSTGYAAGLFGAVYRTTNSGATWVKESEQSGQFYDIYSIKAKSTGTAIAAGAYGNMIKRNNSPDWFFLQHTPLASVTSMDWADSLRGFATMSTGHLLRTSNGGETWSSVLMREGIYADKVIFANQNQGTLFIGADSAFYTSNGGNTWSRFALPEGTFSIAEAHFPDNQTGYAVGLAGTVLKTTNGGASWFSLPMAQGVNLDDVFFLTPQKGFVTSYFGGTYRTTNGGTSWQLISGLEGTASSLSFPTPMIGYSIGAPGYAFKTTDGGDTWFPITVPDNNHHSVEFTSAETGYTAGGTGYIYKTTNGGASWVLERAGIGTLDQTVYDLDLNPDGGLWAVTAFGGILKKTGTDILAVQTLFSPSNMSTGLPLMLLFQWKPFPDAEYYQIQYSVYPDFSDSVTELISTFTFYQMIDEQLDLGRRYYWRVRPVTFGEPRSFSDTWWFETYDPPLFLGDVDLNSAVQSYDASMILRHIVSAILINKQQKRNANVTTNEAITSFDASVVLRYITGLVTSLPYAETGATLAHFHFLNHQPVNDTVSVIPLQLSDGAGIFSLDLLASAGAGMRIDSIRSRSANVMKADKAGSDKAGIALASASPFWIDFTGEAVWIYITHPPGLEPQLTVSYQFNESGAQIITYGAPASSETNSVPAEFSLFQNYPNPFNPETIIRFSLAHEGFTEVRIYDILGNELTRPVYGIMKSGAHEIRFDGSSYPSGIYLCELRSGGKRSIIKMLLVR, from the coding sequence ATGTTCTTTCCCCCGCGCAGAATTCTTTTGTTCTCACTTTCGATAGTTATACTTTTGGCTTCAGGAGTAAAGCCCCAGTCATGGAGCTGGAAAAATCCTCCCGCCGGTTCAGGTTTTATCTATGATGTAGAATATCTGGGTGGCAGCCGATGGATAAAGGGGGGAGAAGCCGGAGCAATTTTTCTTAGTACCGATGACGGCACTTCCTGGTCACAGGTTTTTAACCCCATGGGTAACCGCGCAATCAAAGATATTTTTCAGCTCAGTTCATCCGTGCTTTATGCTGCAGGATACGGTACTCCTGAAGCTGAGCCTTTCCGCATAATTAAAAGCACTGACTCAGGCAGTTCATGGAACGCGGTTTTTACCGGCTCACACGCGGGAGAAAAAATCTGGGTTTTCAGTGAAGATGTGTTTCTTGTGCTTCTCTCAGGAGGAGGCTTAATCAGAACCACAGACGGCGGCGTGACTTTCTCAGACAATATATATATGGGGGCCTCTGATAATTTTAACGAACTCTTTTTTATTAATAATCAGACCGGGTTTGCCTCCGGTGCGTCAGGTTATCTGGCTAAAACAACTGACGGCGGACTGACCTGGACTGCCGTATTCGCCGACCTGAACGCGGGCTTTAACTGTATCTGGTTTACTGATGCTCAGACCGGGTATTTCGGAAGCAGCTTCGGACGCATCATTAAAACTACAAACGGAGGGCAGACTTTTTCTCTTTATGAAACCGGCACCTTCGACTCATTCAGCGATATCGTTTTTTCCGGCAGCTCAACCGGCTATGCGGCGGGTTTGTTTGGTGCTGTCTACCGCACCACCAACAGCGGTGCAACATGGGTGAAGGAATCTGAGCAGTCCGGCCAGTTTTATGATATATACAGCATCAAGGCAAAGAGTACCGGTACAGCCATAGCCGCGGGTGCTTATGGGAACATGATTAAGCGGAACAATTCTCCTGACTGGTTCTTCCTGCAGCATACTCCGCTGGCTTCAGTTACTTCAATGGACTGGGCTGATTCACTCCGGGGATTTGCAACTATGTCAACCGGTCATCTACTCCGCACAAGCAACGGTGGTGAAACCTGGTCATCAGTTCTCATGAGGGAGGGTATATATGCTGACAAAGTCATCTTTGCGAATCAGAATCAGGGAACACTATTCATAGGCGCGGATTCAGCTTTTTATACATCAAACGGAGGAAATACCTGGAGCCGCTTTGCTCTTCCTGAAGGGACTTTTTCAATTGCCGAAGCACACTTCCCTGATAATCAGACAGGATACGCTGTAGGGCTTGCCGGAACGGTATTAAAAACCACAAACGGAGGTGCTTCATGGTTTTCACTGCCAATGGCTCAGGGGGTAAATCTGGATGATGTCTTTTTCCTGACTCCTCAGAAGGGCTTTGTGACCTCCTATTTCGGAGGCACTTACCGCACAACAAACGGAGGCACTTCATGGCAGCTTATTTCCGGTCTTGAGGGAACTGCTTCAAGTCTCAGCTTCCCAACCCCGATGATTGGATACTCAATAGGCGCGCCGGGCTATGCATTTAAAACAACTGACGGCGGTGATACCTGGTTTCCCATTACCGTTCCTGACAACAACCACCATTCTGTTGAATTTACTTCAGCAGAAACAGGATATACTGCCGGAGGCACAGGTTATATATACAAAACAACCAATGGCGGAGCATCCTGGGTGCTTGAACGTGCGGGAATCGGCACGCTTGACCAGACAGTCTATGATCTTGATCTCAATCCGGACGGCGGGCTCTGGGCAGTAACCGCATTCGGAGGCATACTCAAAAAAACCGGAACCGATATACTGGCAGTACAAACGCTTTTTTCTCCTTCAAATATGAGCACCGGTCTGCCCCTTATGCTTTTATTCCAGTGGAAACCTTTCCCTGATGCAGAGTACTATCAGATTCAGTATTCAGTTTATCCTGACTTTTCCGATTCGGTTACTGAACTGATAAGTACTTTTACATTTTATCAGATGATTGATGAACAGCTTGATTTGGGCAGAAGATACTACTGGAGAGTGAGGCCGGTGACTTTTGGTGAGCCGCGCAGTTTCTCGGATACATGGTGGTTTGAAACCTACGATCCTCCTTTGTTTCTGGGCGATGTTGATCTGAACTCAGCCGTGCAGTCGTACGATGCATCAATGATACTCCGGCATATTGTTTCTGCAATTCTGATAAACAAGCAGCAGAAAAGAAACGCGAATGTCACCACAAATGAAGCAATAACCTCCTTTGATGCCTCTGTTGTGCTCCGTTATATAACAGGTCTGGTTACTTCGCTTCCCTACGCCGAAACCGGAGCCACATTGGCGCATTTTCATTTCCTTAATCATCAGCCAGTGAATGATACTGTATCGGTGATTCCATTGCAGCTTTCAGACGGGGCCGGTATTTTCTCACTTGATTTGCTGGCTTCAGCCGGAGCCGGAATGCGGATAGACAGCATCCGTTCAAGAAGCGCGAATGTTATGAAAGCTGATAAGGCTGGATCAGACAAGGCAGGAATTGCGCTTGCCTCAGCATCTCCCTTCTGGATTGATTTCACCGGAGAAGCAGTGTGGATATATATCACCCATCCCCCCGGTCTTGAACCTCAGTTAACGGTTTCTTATCAGTTTAATGAATCAGGCGCGCAGATTATTACGTACGGAGCACCAGCCTCATCTGAAACGAATTCAGTACCGGCTGAGTTTTCCCTGTTTCAGAACTATCCGAATCCTTTTAATCCTGAAACCATTATCCGGTTCTCACTTGCCCATGAAGGATTTACCGAAGTCAGGATATATGATATACTCGGGAACGAGCTGACCCGCCCTGTTTACGGCATAATGAAAAGCGGTGCACATGAGATCCGGTTTGACGGCAGCAGTTATCCTTCCGGAATATACTTATGTGAACTGCGGTCAGGGGGTAAACGCTCTATCATCAAAATGCTACTGGTGAGGTAA
- the greA gene encoding transcription elongation factor GreA, which translates to MSDNNVVYLTQERLIELENELKLMKTNGRAQMAQKISEARSHGDLSENAEYDAAKEAQGLFEMRLSKLEGLLSRARVIDFSQFPQGQVHILSTVKIRNLKTNKEMEYTLVSPEEADMNSGKISVTSPIGQGLMGKKLGDKLSIKVPAGTIEVEILSLN; encoded by the coding sequence ATGTCTGATAACAATGTGGTTTACCTGACTCAGGAACGCCTTATTGAGCTTGAAAATGAACTTAAACTGATGAAAACCAATGGGAGAGCCCAGATGGCTCAGAAAATTTCTGAGGCCCGCTCCCATGGAGATTTATCAGAGAATGCAGAGTATGATGCCGCCAAAGAAGCCCAGGGCCTGTTTGAGATGCGCCTGAGCAAACTGGAAGGCCTTCTCAGCAGAGCTCGTGTTATTGACTTCAGCCAGTTTCCGCAGGGGCAGGTTCATATTCTCTCTACGGTAAAAATCCGTAATCTTAAGACGAATAAGGAAATGGAATATACTCTGGTTTCCCCCGAGGAAGCAGATATGAACAGCGGTAAAATCTCCGTGACCAGTCCGATTGGCCAGGGGCTGATGGGCAAAAAGCTCGGGGATAAACTTTCGATTAAAGTGCCCGCGGGTACCATCGAGGTGGAAATTTTATCATTAAACTAA
- the ribD gene encoding bifunctional diaminohydroxyphosphoribosylaminopyrimidine deaminase/5-amino-6-(5-phosphoribosylamino)uracil reductase RibD, protein MNDEHFLRLALELAGKGAGQVSPNPMVGCVLVKEGKVIGRGYHQKYGGPHAEVNAINSAEADLTGAVMYVSLEPCSHFGKTPPCADLIISKGISRVVVGALDPNPLVSGKGVKKLIESGIDVTVPLLEDECKERIKFFLKHITTGMPYILVKTAASLNGKVNREPGRPAQLTCTESAAMVHRLRSEYDLILTGSGTVTADDPMFTVRKAAGRNPAVAILDSSLSISPSARLFAAGRKVYIFTAMDQDRAKAELLREKGAEVIEVGKDERGFLLLHEVFSVLGKKGIGSVMAESGPRLTSSLLASGFTDEFIIYITTEMIAGGENFIHPEFGGVPQGSQLLHTATGSSGTDICLTFRTEKSLKHVYRSG, encoded by the coding sequence TTGAACGATGAACACTTCCTGCGGCTGGCTTTAGAATTAGCCGGCAAGGGGGCGGGTCAGGTCAGTCCGAACCCGATGGTAGGATGTGTGCTCGTTAAAGAAGGAAAAGTTATTGGCAGGGGGTACCACCAGAAATATGGCGGACCCCATGCCGAAGTTAATGCCATCAATTCAGCCGAAGCAGATCTCACCGGGGCAGTAATGTATGTCTCCCTTGAACCCTGTTCCCATTTCGGAAAAACACCCCCCTGCGCCGATCTGATTATCAGTAAAGGAATCAGCCGCGTTGTGGTTGGCGCTTTGGACCCGAATCCGCTGGTCTCAGGCAAAGGGGTTAAAAAACTTATTGAGTCGGGTATTGATGTGACCGTTCCGCTGCTTGAGGATGAATGTAAGGAAAGAATAAAATTCTTCCTGAAACATATCACAACCGGCATGCCGTATATACTGGTCAAGACCGCGGCGTCACTCAACGGTAAAGTAAACCGTGAGCCGGGCAGGCCGGCACAGCTCACCTGTACCGAGTCGGCAGCCATGGTACACCGGCTGCGTAGTGAATATGATCTTATTCTCACCGGTTCCGGCACCGTAACGGCTGATGATCCGATGTTTACGGTCAGAAAAGCAGCCGGGAGGAATCCCGCGGTTGCAATTCTTGACTCCTCTCTTAGTATATCTCCCTCTGCACGGCTTTTTGCTGCCGGCCGGAAAGTATATATATTCACTGCCATGGATCAGGACCGTGCCAAAGCTGAGCTTCTGAGAGAGAAAGGTGCTGAGGTTATTGAGGTCGGCAAGGATGAACGGGGTTTTCTTTTGCTTCATGAAGTTTTTTCAGTTCTCGGAAAAAAGGGAATCGGGTCCGTGATGGCGGAATCAGGACCGCGTCTTACTTCATCCCTGCTTGCTTCCGGGTTTACTGATGAGTTTATTATATATATAACCACTGAGATGATCGCCGGAGGGGAAAATTTTATCCATCCCGAGTTTGGGGGAGTTCCTCAGGGTTCGCAGCTTTTGCACACCGCCACGGGCAGCAGCGGTACAGATATCTGCCTGACATTCAGAACAGAAAAGAGCTTAAAACATGTTTACCGGTCTGGTTGA
- a CDS encoding T9SS type A sorting domain-containing protein, translating into MNRQIRFLLLVLLLIICDSQISAQQWTWKFPAASSNFLYAIRHISGESWITAGEQGVIFKTTDNGSSWRQIQNPAGNRDFTDLYAVNGSVIYAAANRSDEIPHHITIKSTDGGESWFEIASVSDAYFYKLQFLTEQTGYALAGERIYKTTNGGQSWSAPVYISTVYSISDFHFINETDGFAAGAFGAFAKTTDGGATWTTSVSPFSSGLYTVWFISSTTGFVAGLSNQIGKTTDGGATWSETTLASATAFNEIQFSGNTGIAAGFFGMIYRTTNAGQTWLPESVPGSAGEYILSVSMNGTGTAMAAGQYGAIYRRTTEPVWYEVNPRRLASATSITWPTVQKGFVTLSSGHLMSTSDSGNTWNEQPLIEGVYATKAGFFDPDHGVVFTWSDTFFYTSNGGTSWIKRVIPSGATPPNAASFPGLFTGYAAGNNGSILKTTDGGLNWVYSRGPDGASIHDIHFINETTGFITSAGNGIHKTTDGGATWVRKAYYLALSISFPTPSTGYAAGSGSYVLKTTDGGENWVSVTVPNTALNSYSTLFVTDKIGYISGPHIYKTTDGGINWFAERDGMGYSDRVVYDIDLSPDGSIWAVSSSSGIHKLNEPPATGGTLILPVTQAVAGDKVPIDVFIDVPLNRNFLSAQFSFNGYGSNLIFDSLSTSGSISSNNDWYTSVNSADNTIRFAASGTFPHRGAGILARLWFTVAPGASGILPLNFLSALIDNGAATTDTMNGSISLLVPNYGDVDLNGFVQAYDASLVLQYSAGIIPLNLQQKLNANVTTDATISAFDASVILRYITGLVTSLPYSGSSMTPARIFASGPEYIQDGIARFILYANQPENIFSLDTKISMSGSGWEADSISFPALNSLVSSKKTHDAFALSVAGTSPLWNNQAVPLGTVYAIRRNHSAEPPVLSILYRFNEEPFTEYLSPGVTGLHEENTITEFTLRQNYPNPFNPSTRITYTLPADSYIRAEVYDNLGRVVSVVDEGWKTSGTHTLQFEAKNLASGIYHLRIAKGDETRIIKMIYLK; encoded by the coding sequence ATGAACAGACAGATACGTTTTCTGCTTTTAGTTCTTTTGCTCATTATCTGTGATTCACAGATTTCCGCCCAGCAATGGACGTGGAAATTCCCTGCCGCCAGCAGCAATTTTCTCTATGCGATCAGGCATATATCCGGTGAAAGCTGGATTACAGCGGGCGAACAAGGGGTAATTTTTAAGACAACTGATAACGGAAGTTCATGGAGACAGATACAAAACCCCGCAGGGAACAGGGATTTTACCGACCTTTACGCCGTTAATGGTTCAGTTATCTATGCCGCAGCGAACCGGAGTGATGAGATACCGCACCATATTACCATTAAAAGCACGGACGGAGGTGAAAGCTGGTTTGAGATTGCCTCAGTAAGTGATGCCTATTTTTATAAACTGCAATTTCTTACCGAACAAACCGGCTATGCATTGGCTGGGGAAAGAATCTACAAGACCACAAACGGCGGCCAGAGCTGGTCTGCACCTGTATATATCTCAACCGTTTACAGCATCTCTGATTTTCATTTTATCAATGAAACCGACGGATTTGCAGCAGGAGCATTCGGCGCGTTTGCCAAAACAACAGACGGCGGTGCAACCTGGACCACTTCAGTAAGCCCCTTCTCTTCCGGCCTGTATACTGTCTGGTTTATCAGCAGCACAACCGGTTTTGTTGCAGGGCTTTCCAATCAGATAGGAAAGACCACGGACGGCGGTGCAACCTGGAGCGAAACTACGTTAGCTTCGGCAACCGCATTTAATGAGATACAATTTTCCGGCAATACAGGAATCGCCGCCGGGTTCTTCGGTATGATCTACCGCACTACCAATGCAGGCCAGACATGGTTGCCTGAGTCAGTGCCCGGTTCGGCTGGCGAATATATACTGTCAGTCTCCATGAATGGTACAGGAACCGCAATGGCCGCCGGGCAGTACGGCGCAATCTACCGCCGCACAACTGAACCGGTCTGGTATGAAGTTAACCCCAGAAGACTTGCCTCAGCTACTTCAATCACATGGCCAACTGTGCAAAAAGGATTTGTAACACTTTCCAGCGGTCATCTGATGTCAACCAGCGACAGCGGCAACACCTGGAATGAACAGCCGCTGATTGAGGGTGTGTACGCAACCAAAGCCGGTTTCTTTGACCCGGACCATGGCGTTGTTTTCACCTGGTCTGATACATTCTTTTATACATCAAACGGCGGAACCTCTTGGATCAAACGCGTTATTCCCTCCGGTGCCACACCGCCAAATGCCGCAAGTTTCCCCGGGCTTTTTACTGGTTACGCGGCAGGAAATAACGGTTCAATTCTTAAAACCACTGACGGCGGACTTAACTGGGTTTACTCACGCGGACCTGACGGCGCCAGCATCCATGATATACATTTTATCAATGAAACAACTGGCTTTATTACAAGCGCGGGCAACGGCATTCATAAAACAACCGACGGCGGTGCAACCTGGGTCAGGAAAGCGTATTATCTGGCGCTCTCAATTTCATTCCCCACACCGTCAACCGGTTACGCTGCCGGGAGCGGAAGTTACGTACTTAAAACCACTGACGGCGGAGAAAACTGGGTATCCGTTACGGTGCCCAATACCGCGCTCAACAGTTATTCCACGCTCTTTGTTACGGATAAGATTGGATATATCAGCGGGCCCCATATATACAAAACCACTGACGGCGGCATTAACTGGTTTGCCGAACGGGACGGAATGGGTTACTCCGACCGGGTTGTCTATGATATAGACCTTTCACCTGACGGCAGCATCTGGGCGGTAAGCAGTTCAAGCGGTATACACAAATTGAACGAACCTCCCGCAACGGGAGGAACTCTGATACTCCCCGTAACTCAGGCAGTGGCAGGTGACAAGGTTCCAATTGATGTTTTTATAGATGTACCATTGAACAGGAATTTTCTCTCAGCACAATTCAGTTTTAACGGTTACGGATCAAACCTTATCTTTGACTCGCTATCCACATCAGGCAGCATCAGTTCGAATAATGACTGGTATACCTCGGTTAACAGTGCTGATAATACCATACGCTTTGCCGCTTCCGGAACCTTCCCTCACCGGGGCGCGGGCATCCTTGCCAGACTCTGGTTCACTGTTGCACCTGGTGCATCGGGTATTCTGCCGTTAAACTTTCTCTCTGCTCTGATTGATAACGGTGCTGCCACAACGGATACCATGAACGGAAGCATCTCACTGCTTGTGCCCAACTACGGCGATGTGGACCTGAACGGGTTTGTTCAGGCTTACGATGCATCATTAGTACTACAATACTCCGCCGGAATAATCCCTCTGAATCTCCAGCAGAAACTGAACGCAAATGTCACTACTGATGCCACAATTTCAGCATTCGATGCATCTGTTATCCTCCGGTATATCACCGGACTGGTTACTTCCCTTCCCTACTCAGGAAGTTCGATGACCCCCGCGCGTATTTTTGCTTCCGGACCAGAATATATACAGGACGGAATCGCCCGGTTTATTCTTTACGCAAATCAGCCTGAGAATATATTTTCACTTGATACAAAAATTTCCATGTCCGGAAGCGGATGGGAAGCAGACAGCATAAGTTTTCCGGCGCTTAATTCGCTTGTTTCCTCTAAGAAAACACATGATGCATTTGCTCTCTCCGTGGCCGGTACATCACCCCTCTGGAACAATCAGGCAGTCCCTCTTGGTACAGTATATGCAATTCGCAGGAATCACTCTGCAGAACCACCCGTGCTCAGCATTCTGTACCGTTTTAACGAAGAGCCGTTTACCGAATACCTCTCCCCGGGTGTAACCGGGTTACATGAGGAAAACACGATTACTGAATTCACTCTGCGGCAGAATTATCCTAATCCTTTTAATCCCTCTACACGAATAACCTATACTCTTCCGGCTGATTCTTATATCCGAGCTGAAGTATATGATAATCTCGGAAGAGTTGTTTCAGTTGTTGATGAAGGATGGAAAACAAGCGGAACGCACACTCTTCAGTTTGAGGCAAAAAATCTTGCTTCAGGAATATATCATCTGAGAATTGCAAAAGGGGATGAAACAAGAATTATTAAAATGATTTACTTAAAATAA
- the tilS gene encoding tRNA lysidine(34) synthetase TilS: MKKKGLLHKGDKVLIALSGGADSVFLFRFLLELKGIYHLELGAAHLNHGLRGSDSDADEEFCRMLAVEYEVPFYCRKADVRDYASDFRLSEEEAGRKLRYQFFEELMEHDGYTKTATGHHQHDSAETVLFHLFRGSGLRGLSGIPPLRGSFIRPLLSLTPGEIREWLASEGYIWREDASNDSSEYARNVIRNEILPLVREKLHLSPEESLSRFAGYSSEINDFLDRMTAEAVLPRKEHAENETVYDAGVVRKLEPVLRKHALSRILTQTGTEPASSLVTDCDRLIESAETGVYQIGGGFSLFYSPKDVIIFRETENSEKEVRISPGESVIFAGKEISFERVKKEDTDFSGSPRTEFIESANEITMISVRHWHAGDRFQPLGMKGTVLVSDFLNSAGIPLYKKKQEAVIIAGGEIAAIAGRRLSEKFKVTGSENFYYRIQCHER; the protein is encoded by the coding sequence GTGAAAAAAAAGGGACTCCTTCACAAGGGAGATAAGGTGCTGATTGCACTGAGCGGCGGGGCTGATTCGGTTTTTCTCTTCCGTTTTCTTCTTGAACTGAAAGGTATATATCATCTGGAACTCGGAGCCGCCCATCTGAATCACGGACTGCGCGGGAGTGATTCTGATGCCGATGAGGAATTCTGCCGGATGCTTGCCGTTGAATATGAAGTTCCCTTTTACTGCCGGAAAGCAGACGTGCGGGACTATGCATCCGACTTCAGGTTATCGGAGGAGGAGGCGGGAAGAAAGCTGCGTTATCAGTTTTTTGAAGAACTGATGGAGCATGACGGATATACCAAAACCGCGACAGGGCATCATCAGCATGATTCAGCTGAAACAGTACTTTTTCATCTTTTCAGAGGAAGCGGTCTGCGCGGGTTATCCGGAATCCCTCCTCTCAGAGGCAGTTTTATCAGACCGCTGCTTTCACTTACTCCGGGAGAGATACGGGAATGGCTTGCCTCCGAAGGATATATATGGCGGGAAGATGCCAGCAATGATTCCTCCGAATACGCAAGGAATGTCATCAGGAATGAAATTCTCCCCCTGGTGCGGGAAAAACTGCACCTTTCTCCTGAAGAGTCACTGAGCCGTTTTGCCGGATACTCATCGGAAATCAATGATTTTCTTGACAGAATGACTGCTGAAGCGGTTCTGCCCCGTAAAGAGCATGCTGAAAATGAAACAGTATATGATGCCGGGGTGGTAAGAAAACTTGAACCCGTGCTCAGAAAACATGCTTTAAGCAGGATTTTGACTCAAACCGGAACAGAACCCGCGTCTTCTCTTGTTACAGATTGTGACCGGCTTATTGAATCCGCGGAGACCGGAGTGTATCAGATTGGAGGAGGTTTTTCCCTCTTTTATTCCCCCAAAGATGTGATCATCTTCAGGGAAACGGAAAATTCTGAGAAAGAAGTGAGGATTTCACCCGGAGAAAGCGTCATATTTGCGGGTAAAGAGATTTCTTTTGAGCGGGTAAAAAAAGAGGATACTGATTTTTCCGGCTCTCCCCGGACTGAGTTTATTGAAAGCGCGAATGAAATCACCATGATTTCCGTCAGACACTGGCATGCAGGCGACCGGTTTCAGCCGCTGGGTATGAAAGGAACCGTCCTGGTCAGTGACTTTCTTAACAGTGCGGGAATTCCGCTTTACAAAAAGAAGCAGGAAGCGGTGATCATAGCCGGGGGTGAGATTGCAGCAATTGCGGGACGGAGACTGAGTGAAAAGTTTAAGGTAACCGGATCAGAAAATTTTTATTACAGGATACAATGCCATGAAAGATAA
- a CDS encoding riboflavin synthase has product MFTGLVEETGVISRIQNAGLGRRITIAASVVTSDIQTGDSINVSGACQTVIHAAPGEFTVEAVEETLKKTTFGLLKQGDRVNLERSLLPTTRLGGHFVSGHVDTRGQITSLQQLSNSWLVTVQYPAEFSKYIIPVGSIAIDGISLTVAEKGDDWFRVAIIPHTWGVTTMKDRKTGDRVNLEFDLLGKYILNAAGIKEKPAITEEWLKEQGW; this is encoded by the coding sequence ATGTTTACCGGTCTGGTTGAAGAAACAGGGGTTATCAGCAGGATTCAGAACGCGGGGCTTGGTAGAAGAATTACCATAGCAGCATCAGTTGTTACATCAGATATACAAACAGGTGACAGTATTAATGTCTCCGGTGCATGCCAGACGGTAATTCATGCCGCTCCCGGTGAATTTACCGTTGAGGCTGTTGAGGAAACTCTGAAAAAAACCACCTTTGGATTATTGAAGCAGGGGGACAGAGTAAATCTTGAACGCTCCCTGCTCCCAACTACCCGGCTTGGAGGACACTTTGTTTCCGGCCATGTTGATACCCGCGGTCAGATTACATCACTGCAGCAATTAAGCAACAGCTGGCTGGTAACGGTGCAGTATCCGGCAGAGTTTTCAAAATATATCATCCCGGTTGGCTCTATAGCTATTGACGGCATCAGTCTTACTGTGGCCGAAAAAGGGGATGACTGGTTCCGCGTAGCAATTATTCCTCACACCTGGGGAGTGACCACCATGAAAGACCGGAAAACCGGTGACCGTGTGAATCTTGAGTTTGACCTGCTGGGCAAGTATATACTGAACGCTGCAGGCATAAAGGAAAAACCGGCGATTACTGAAGAGTGGCTGAAGGAACAAGGCTGGTAA